From Bifidobacterium sp. ESL0790, one genomic window encodes:
- a CDS encoding inositol-3-phosphate synthase, which yields MSIRVAVAGIGNCASSLIQGVEYYKDAKDDEKIPGLMHNNFGGYRVRDIEFVTAFDVDALKVGKDISEAIGASQNNTYKFCDVPNMGVEVLRGPTYDGLGEYYRQMITESDAEPVDVAQVLKDKKVDVLVSYMPVGSEEADKAYAQAAMDAGCAFVNCLPVFIASDPEWAQKFRDAGVPIIGDDIKSQVGATITHRVMARLFEDRGVRLDRTYQLNVGGNMDFMNMLQRSRLESKKVSKTRAVTSIVPHEMEDRNVHIGPSDYVAWLDDRKLAFVRLEGTTFGDVPLNLEYRLEVWDSPNSAGIVIDAVRAAKIALDRHLSGPILAPSSYFMKSPAVQHEDTEARQLVEKFIAGEVEADEAQLDADVKSAKDNGKDVWHA from the coding sequence ATGAGCATTCGCGTGGCAGTCGCGGGCATTGGCAATTGTGCCTCGTCATTGATTCAAGGGGTGGAGTACTACAAGGACGCCAAGGACGATGAGAAGATCCCTGGCCTGATGCATAACAACTTTGGTGGCTATCGCGTTCGCGACATCGAGTTCGTCACGGCGTTCGACGTCGACGCGCTCAAGGTCGGCAAGGACATCTCCGAGGCCATCGGCGCCTCCCAGAACAACACCTACAAGTTCTGCGACGTACCGAACATGGGCGTCGAGGTGCTGCGCGGCCCGACCTATGACGGCCTGGGGGAGTACTACCGTCAGATGATCACCGAGTCCGACGCAGAGCCCGTCGACGTGGCCCAGGTCCTGAAGGACAAGAAGGTCGACGTTCTGGTCAGCTACATGCCCGTTGGCTCGGAAGAGGCGGACAAGGCCTACGCCCAGGCCGCGATGGATGCCGGTTGCGCCTTCGTCAACTGCCTGCCCGTCTTCATCGCCTCCGACCCGGAGTGGGCGCAGAAGTTCCGCGACGCCGGCGTGCCGATCATCGGCGACGACATCAAGAGCCAGGTCGGCGCCACCATCACCCACCGCGTGATGGCCCGCCTCTTCGAGGACCGCGGCGTGCGCCTCGACCGCACCTACCAGCTCAACGTCGGCGGCAACATGGACTTCATGAACATGCTGCAGCGCTCGCGCCTCGAGTCCAAGAAGGTCTCCAAGACCCGCGCCGTCACCTCGATCGTGCCGCACGAGATGGAAGACCGCAACGTCCACATCGGCCCGTCCGACTACGTGGCGTGGCTCGACGACCGCAAGCTCGCGTTCGTGCGTTTGGAAGGCACCACCTTCGGTGACGTGCCGCTGAACCTCGAGTACCGCCTCGAGGTGTGGGATTCGCCGAACTCCGCCGGCATCGTCATCGACGCCGTGCGCGCCGCCAAGATCGCGCTCGACCGTCACCTCTCCGGCCCGATTCTCGCGCCCAGCTCCTACTTCATGAAGTCCCCGGCCGTGCAGCACGAGGACACCGAGGCCCGCCAGCTGGTGGAGAAGTTCATCGCCGGCGAGGTCGAGGCCGATGAGGCCCAGCTCGACGCCGACGTGAAGTCCGCCAAGGACAACGGCAAGGACGTCTGGCACGCCTGA
- the glf gene encoding UDP-galactopyranose mutase: MTSNTNLPDLVVVGAGLFGLTVAQQAAENGYTVEIIDIRPHIGGNAYSYMDKETGAEIHQYGAHLFHTSNKRVWDYVNRFTEFTDYQHRVYATHDGEVYPMPINLGTINQFFHAHYTPAQAQELIKEQAGELAGTDPSNLNDKGIQLIGRPLYEAFIKNYTGKQWQTDPAELPASIIKRLPVRFTYDNHYFKDTWEGLPKDGYTAWMQRMIDDPKIHVTLSTDFFDENQPLNKKALLGRVPIVYTGPVDKYFDYSLGDLKWRTVDFKEQRYDEGDHFGCPVMNFVDADVPYTRAIEFKNFNPERREQQNPDKTVVWEEYSRSAGRDDEPYYPINTVADQKLYQQYKNLAAQEPQVVFGGRLGTYAYYDMHQVINSALIAYEKQVGPLLSK; the protein is encoded by the coding sequence ATGACCAGCAACACGAACCTGCCCGACCTGGTCGTGGTCGGCGCGGGACTCTTCGGACTCACCGTGGCGCAGCAGGCGGCGGAGAACGGGTACACCGTCGAGATCATCGACATCCGGCCGCATATCGGCGGCAACGCTTACTCCTATATGGACAAGGAAACCGGCGCGGAAATCCACCAGTACGGCGCGCACCTCTTCCATACCTCCAACAAACGCGTGTGGGACTACGTCAACCGCTTCACCGAATTCACCGACTACCAGCACCGCGTCTACGCCACGCATGACGGCGAGGTCTACCCCATGCCGATCAACCTGGGGACCATCAACCAGTTCTTCCACGCTCATTACACCCCGGCTCAAGCGCAGGAACTGATCAAGGAGCAGGCAGGTGAACTGGCCGGCACCGACCCAAGCAATTTGAACGACAAAGGCATTCAGCTCATCGGCCGGCCGCTGTACGAGGCGTTCATCAAGAACTACACGGGCAAGCAGTGGCAGACCGACCCGGCCGAGCTGCCGGCCTCGATCATCAAGCGGCTTCCGGTGCGTTTCACCTACGACAACCACTATTTCAAGGACACGTGGGAGGGCCTGCCCAAGGACGGCTACACCGCGTGGATGCAGCGCATGATCGACGACCCGAAGATTCACGTCACGCTCAGCACCGACTTCTTCGACGAAAATCAGCCTCTGAACAAGAAAGCGCTGCTCGGCCGCGTGCCGATCGTCTACACAGGCCCGGTTGACAAGTACTTCGACTATTCGCTGGGCGACCTCAAGTGGCGCACCGTCGATTTCAAGGAGCAGCGCTACGACGAGGGCGACCACTTCGGCTGCCCGGTGATGAACTTCGTGGATGCTGACGTGCCTTACACCCGCGCCATCGAGTTCAAGAACTTCAACCCCGAACGTCGCGAGCAGCAGAACCCAGACAAGACCGTGGTCTGGGAGGAATACAGCCGCTCGGCCGGACGCGACGACGAGCCCTACTACCCCATCAACACCGTCGCCGACCAGAAGCTCTACCAGCAGTACAAGAATCTGGCGGCGCAAGAGCCGCAGGTCGTTTTCGGCGGACGCCTCGGCACCTATGCCTACTACGACATGCATCAGGTCATCAACAGCGCCCTCATCGCCTACGAAAAGCAGGTCGGTCCGCTGCTGAGCAAGTAG